The Kineothrix sp. IPX-CK genomic interval TATCAAAACGGCGAAGTTATTGGGTAAGGTTGGGGATTTTATGGCAAAGGTAAAAGGAAAGCCCGGAAAGCTGACTTCCTTTGCCGTGTATAATCTGGCACGTAACAATGATTTCTCCTATGAAAAGGCAGAGAAGGAGCTGGGTTATAAGGTGCGTCCTTTTAAAGAGACAATGAAGGATGAGCTGCTGTGGATGAAGAGTGAGGGCCTGTTAAGCTGGGGCGGTGGCGCACAAGGCTATGCAAAGCAACTTGTTTAATTTGAATAAAGTAAGTTTATTGGAAAGGAGAATGACTATGGGTGAAGAAGAAATGAAGAAGGATTTTGTTGGGTTTGAGTATCGTGAAGTGAAGGTAAAGAAGAAAATGATGAATCTATATGAAGATCATTACACGTGCTTCGGCTGGAAAGAAGAGGGAATCAGCGAGCCTATCGATAAGGTGGATTCCATTATTCTGAAATTCAAGAGAGACAGAAAGATTCGTAATAAGGCTGAACTGACACGACTTCAGAGACAGTTTGAGGCTTGTGCCAACGATATTGCGGCATTGGAGCAGTCAAAAGGGATAAAGGCTTCTGCGGCGGCGTATGTAATAGGTGTGATGGGAACGGCTTTTATGGCGGGTTCAGTGTTTGCGGTGACAGGAGGAAATGTACCTTTGAGTATTCTTTTAGCGGTTCCGGCATTTTTGGGCTGGGTAGTTTCTTATCCGGTGTTCCGGGAAATAAAGAGTAAGAAGACAGAAGAAGTAACTCCCTTAATCGACAGAAAATACGATGAGCTTTATACAGTGTGCGAAAAAGCGAGTGCATTAATTTATCATTAAAAATAAAACAACTTGGAAGGAGAATTCGCTATGAGTGAATACAGATTAAAAGTCGGAAAGACAGCTGAGAATGTTACAGAAGCTTACCAAAAGGTGGAAAATACGTTTGTTGGCGGTTACAAAAAAATTGAAAATACCGTAGTAGGCGGCTACAAAAAGATAGAAGAAAAATTTGTAGATACTTTCTTAGAAAAAGTGGAAGACGCAGAAGATACAGAAGAACAGTAAAAATTAATGAGTAAACAAAAGAAAGATGAGGACTAAAGATATGGCAATTATTGAAAATATGGAAGTATTTGCGGTGAAGAAGGCACTGGCCTATATGGATAAGGATCCGGAAACCAACCTGCCTAAGCTTCTCGACTGGTTCGACAAATTCGATGTGAAAAATACGCTCGAAAAGGAAAGGAATGCGGTTCGCCAGGTTGTGGAGGATAAGGACGGCAACTGGTATCGATTGATCATGAGTCTGTGGAATGATATTGACAGTGGTGTCAGAAATCGATTGTTTGAAAACTTCATTATTAATGGGTGCTTGCTGGGATATCAAAGACAGAAGGAAAATAAGAGAAAATATAACTGCAATGTACCGTGGGCAATTCTGATGGACCCTACCAGTGCCTGCAATCTTCACTGTACAGGCTGCTGGGCGGCAGAGTATGGCAATCATATGAATCTCACTTATGAAGAAATGGACGGCATCGTGACACAGGGGGTGGCGCTTGGGACATATGTTTATCTATTTACCGGAGGAGAGCCTATGGTCCGCAGGAAGGACATTATCCGTCTGTGCGAAGACCATCCGGATTGCGTTTTTTCTGCCTTTACCAATGGAACATTAATTGATGAGGCTTTTGCCGATGAAATGCTTCGAGTGAAAAACTTCATTCCGGCAATCAGCATCGAGGGCTTCGAGCAGGCTACCGATTCCAGGCGCGGAGAGGGAACCTATAAGAAGATTATAAGTGCTATGAATATTTTAAAAGAAAAGAAGCTGCCCTTTGGAATCTCCTGTTGTTATACCAGCGCCAATGCGGAGGTGATCGGCAGTGAAGAATATTTCGACAAGATGGTGGATATGGGGGCAAAATTTGCATGGTTCTTCACCTATATGCCTGTTGGAAAGGGTGCGGTGAAGGAACTGATGGCGACGGCTGAGCAAAGAGAAATGATGTATCACAAGATTCGCGAATATAGAAGCACCAAGCCCCTGTTTACCGTAGATTTCTGGAACGACGGAGAATATGTCGGCGGATGCATCGCAGGAGGCCGCTGCTATTTACATATCAATGCGAACGGGGATATCGAGCCTTGCGCATTTATACACTATTCGGATTCCAATATCAGAGAGAAAACCTTGTTAGAAGCTTATCAGTCGCCTCTCTTTATGGGTTATCACGATAATCAGCCTTGGAATGACAATATGTTAAGACCCTGCCCTGTGCTGGACAATCCGGGAAGACTGACAAATATCGTGGAAAGGAGCGGGGCTAGGAGTACGGATTATCAGAACCTGGAGTCCGCTGAGGAATTCTCTGACAAATGCGTAGAAATAGCCGAGAAGTGGGCACCTGTCGCGGACAGGCTGTGGAAAGAGTCCAGGGAAGTAGCGGAAAGGAAGCTGGAAGAACAGGGAGGCTGTGGTTCCTGCCGCCGTTGTTCAGGATATCAATAAGTAGAAGCGTATTATTTAATAAGAAAAGATAAAGAAGGGAGCAAAGGCAGGAAATGGAAGTGGAAATAAGCTTAAGTATAATAATCGGCTATATGTTAGGGGGCATCAACCCTGCCTTTATTCTTTCCAAAATAAAACAGGTGGATATGCTGCAAAGCGGAACTGGCAATTTAGGAACAACCAACGCTTTCATCCACTTCGGCAAGGGCTGGGGGCTGTTTGTTCTGGCAATGGATTGGAAGTACTTTCTGATACTGCTTGTAATCGGCTGTATTTTAGCTTTTGTATTTAATTACGGATGCAGCATTTCCTTTTCGGCGGCGGTGCTTTTTCCTATTATTATGACGTTTCAAATGCGGCTTGTTGGAGTATTCGTGCTGCTGACCGTCTGTAGCGGGTGCATAATTTACAAGCATATGGATAATATCGGGAAGATCAGGGGAGGCAAAGAGGTGCCGATTAGGGTCTTTCTGAAAAAATATATTTTGAAGAGAGGTTAGAGGCTTGGAACAAGAAGAAAAGAAGGTGATTTCCATACTGTTTACCAGATATTACAACGCTTTCTCGAACTTTATCTACTGGGTCGGCGGAAGAGGATATACTCATACATCGGTTGCACTTGATGCCGAAAGTGAGTATTATTATAGCTTTAATATGAGGGGCTTTAACAGGGAGTACCCAAGAAAACATAAGAGGAGAAATGAAAAGAGCGTATGCTATTTACTGGAGATCACTGCAGCGGATTATGAGAAAATATCAAGGATAATAGAGGATATGGAGAGAACAAAAGATGTTTGGACATATAGCCGGCTCGGTGTATTTTTATGTTTGCTGCATATCCCCCACAAAATAAAAGGGCAGTATTTCTGTTCTCAGTTTATTGCGGAATTATTGCAATTAACCGATTCGGTCAATCTGCAAAAGAAAGCATCTTTATATTTACCAAACCAGCTTCCTTATGAATTGGCCCGGTTGAATTGTCTGAAGGATACGATTTACAATCCCATATAAATTAAGGAAATGGACGTACAAATGGAAAAAAAGAAAAAGTTTATTATAAATGTTATATTCTATCTGCTGATAGCGGGGGCTATATGGATATCGGGCCGCTATCTTCTGCCGGTGCTGACACCGTTTATCCTGGCATTTTTGGCAGCAGGTGTCATACAGATACCGGTAAGAAAAATAGCCGGAGATTCCAATAGGAAGAAAAGGTTTCTGTCCATTTTCTTTACGGTTCTTTTATATGGAGCTCTTTTCTTCTTTGCACTTGGAATGGGAGCGAAGCTTGTAACTGCGGCGGGGAATCTGATGATTTCATTTCCGGAAATATATCAGAGCAATATTTTGCCCTTTCTGAACCAACTGGCGGACAAGCTTGAGATGACTGCGGCCTCTCAGAATGCGGAGACTGCGGAAAAGATCGATAGATTTTTCCGGGAGATATCACAGAATCTGGGACAATATATTTCTAATTTATCCATGAGTGCGGTAAAAGTGCTTTCAGCGGGGGCATCGGGGATCCCAGGCCTTATTGTAAGACTTGTAATAACGGTGGTCTCTACGTTTTTCATGGCAGCGGATTTCGATAAGATTGTGGGATTTGCCAAGAGGTTCTTGCCGGAGAGCAAGGAAGATGATATTCGGAAGATGATAGAATATATAAAAAATATCGTAGGGATTTATTTAAAATCATACATGCTGCTATTTCTGCTGACTTTTGTGGAACTAAGCGTTGGACTTTTAATTTTAAGAATTCCTTATGCGATTCTGGTAGCTCTGGCTGTCGCCGTTTTCGACATACTTCCGGTCCTTGGAACTGGTGGAATCCTGCTTCCGTGGGCGGTTATTATGGCTGTTCTGGGAGATATTCCGATGTCAGTGGGAATTCTTGTTCTATATATCGTGATTACGGCTATCAGAAATACGGTGGAGCCAAGGATTGTGGGTAAACAGATAGGACTTCATCCGCTTGCAGCACTGATTGCCATGTTTATTGGCTTGAAGCTTTTTGGAATCGCAGGGATGATATGTCTGCCGGTGGGACTGGCGGTGTTTATGAATCTGGAGAGGAATGAGAAGGATGTAAATCCAAGCGTTTGACATTTGTATTTCTTTCCGTTAATATTTTATTATGTTGGTGAAACTGAAGCTGCAAAAAAGCAGAGGGGAGAGGGCAATGAATCCATGGGAAGAAATTGATTTAACCGATTACGAAAAGCATATGAGCCTTGCATCCGTCAAACAGCTTCAAGCGCTGAACGAGATGATGAAGGCTCAGTTTTACCGCTATCAAGTATCTGACATAATGATATTAGGGATTGCCGGAGGAAATGGTCTGGAGCATATAGATGCGCAGAGAATCAAGCGGGTATACGGTGTCGACATCAACAAGGAATATTTAGCGGAGTGCCTGCACCGTTACCCTGATCTTTCGGGTATCTTTTCGCCGCTATGCGTCGATTTGCTATCGGACGGCATAACGCTTCCTCACTGTGACTTAATTGTTGCGAATCTGCTGATAGAATATATCGGTTATGATAGATTTCTACATGTGGCAGTAGAGGCAGGCGCGCCTTATGTATCATGCATCATTCAGGTGAACGTGGACGAGGGATTCGTTTCCGATTCTCCTTATCTGCATTCTTTTGATGGCATAGCCAGGGTACATCATGAAATAGAAGAAGAAAGGCTTAATGCCGCCATGCAATCCATAGGCTACGGCAAAATTTATGGAGGCGAATATCTGCTTCCGAATGGAAAAAAGCTGGTATGTGCAGATTACGAACTTATAGGAAGGAGCGAATGAAGCGCTTGATTTATCATTGCGTTATGCTCAGCCTTGCCGCTGTCCTTGTCGGGAATTTCAACAAATGTGGAGCCGGGGATATGTGTGTGCAGGTATTCCCCGTATTCGTAGGGATGACATAAGTCGTTTTTGTTTGCCAATATGGTGACCGGCATATTCAGCATAGTGAGGCCGGTAAGAGAGTCTACCGGAGCCTTGCCCGGAAGAATCAGATATTTTTGCCAGTTCTTTACGGAAGCAGGTTCGAAAAAGGGGGAAAGGAAGGCCTGCTTTGTATAGGAAGAGCACTCCTTCACGATGTTCCAGCCCTCTGTTTGATAAAAGGCTTCCGGCCCTCCGTTTTTTAGTGACATCCCTAAGTCTCGGTAAGCTGTTCTTACCTCTTCGGACATAGGCTTGTCCGTCCAAGCGTTTCGGATCAGAAGCAGTCCCCTAACGCGGTCGGGATATCTGGAGGCGGCATTCAGACTGACGGCAGCGCCCATAGAGATGCCGGCAAGATAAGCTTTCTCAATATGCAGATTATCCAGCAGCGAGACAGCGTCATCACCCAGACGATTGAAATCCAAGTGTTCCCAGTTCACATCGCTTTCGCCGTGCCCTTGCTGGTTCATGGCGATTAGCTGTATATTCTGTGACGGTTGACAGGCAGAATGAATCTGCTTAGTGCTTCCTCCCATTCCGTGAAGAAACAGAAGAGGAATTCCTGTTCCTGACACTTCGTATTCCAGCTTTAAACCTTGGTGTATGAATTCACGCATCTGCAATTATCTCCTCCAAAAATTTCCTGCTCCCTGCGATCTGTGCCTCTGACAGTCCGTGCATGATGAGAGGGCCTTTATATCCGCTCCTGCGCAGTAAGGAAATATAGAGCCTGAAGTCCAGCATTCCTTCTCCTGCCGCGACGAATTCCATGCTTTCCGTTGCTGTAAAATCTTTTGCATGGGCAAGAACAATATCCTTTCCCAAGACGTCGAAAGCCTCCTGCAAGATGTGGGACATATCGGCTGCCTGCTCCTTTCGAAAGAGATTGGCGGCGTCCATGATGATTTTAATATTGGAGCTTCCCATGCAGTCCAAATATTTGCGGGCTTTTTCCGGTGTGTTGATAATATTGCTGGCCTCCGTCTCCACGCCCAGAACGATGTGATTGTCCATGGCATACTTTAATATAGCATCTGTGGAACGGATCAAATCATCCCAGGAGGATTGCTTCTCGTTATCCTCATGCCATTTCCACTTGCTTTCCTTGTTTTTGGAGCCGGTACAGAGAGTGACGATGGGAATATTCAGCATGCGAGCGATCCGGCACTGGGTTTCGAACTGCTGGCATCCAGCTTTTCTTGCCTCTTCATCGGGGTCAATCATATTGAAGGTACCGGAAAGCGCATCCAGGATAATTCCATGTTTACCGGTTACCGCCTTTATTTCTTCCATTTTTCTCTCATCGAAAGTCTCCGGCAGAGTTGGTATTCCGGCGTTCATCAGATTGAACTGCGTATGGGTAAGCCCTCCGGCCTTCATTCGCAGGCAGGTTTCCTCTATACTGTCTGTTTCATAGGTGCGGGAAAAGATTCCTGGTTCCATTTCTTATAATCCTCCGTTTACGTCTTTAAGCGCCACCCATGCTCCGGCCTCTTGCACGGACTGGTAAGTAGCAATTAACGCCTGCATGATCATAATACCGTCCTGTGCGGTCGCGCCTGTGCATGGACTTCTCTCCAGGATACTCCTCGCAAAGCCCTCCAGCTCTCTGCGGTAGAACTGCCCGTCAAAGGCAGCTGGAGTGAAAGCAGTTTCCGCAGACTTATCGAAGCACTCTACGATAGAAGAACGGAACTCCCAAGGATTAAACGTCTTTGCATAAATAGTTCCCTGTGTACCGTAAAGTTCACAACCTTCATGCCAGTGCTGGGCAATAGCCACCGTAAGGTCCAAGCTTCCGATGGCGCCGCTTTCGAAGTTACAGTCGATGAGCCACGAATGCAGATTTTCCTTATGAACATAACGGGCGGAAACGTCCCGAACGGGTCCCATAAAATAAAGAGCGGTATCGAACAAATGGCTGCCGTGACCGAGAAGATAATAGCGGTCCAGTATGGCCTTTGGATTCCCGTCCGGTTTTTTCATAGATGCGCTGGAATAAAGGATGGGCATGACGTTATCGGTCAGCGTATAGCGTCCGATACTGTCGCAGTACCAGCCTTTATAGGTGGTAATTTCGCCCATTTTCTCTTCCTTAAATCGTTTCGCATATTGCAGCCCTTCGTCATAGCGCTTCATATGCCCGACTTGCAAAAGCAGGCCTCTTTCTTCCGCCAATTCTTTCAGTTCCAGACATTCCTCGATGGAAACACCCATCGGCTTTTCTAAAAGCACATGCTTGCCTGCTAAAATAGCCTGTTTTGCACAGGGGACATGGAACTGGTCGCCGATTCCGATGATGACTGCCTCTACAGAGGAATCCGCCAACATTTTTTCATAATCTGTATAGAGGCTGTCCGGCTCGTAAACGGCGGCCATTTTATTTAAGAGTTCCTCAGAAACGTCACAAATCGCCTGCAAATGAATATTTTTAGCCTTACTGCTTCCGATGAGATGAGCTGCCTGACAGATAATGCCGCATCCCAGCACACCTACGCGCAGGCAGCGTTCCTCCTTCTTTACATTCGTGTTCATTCTATAATCCTGCTCCCTTCGAATAAGCTGCAATTTCGCAACTGCTTATCGCTATGGCTGTAATAAGGCATAACGCATTACCATATTTACCGTAGCACTTGCATGGTGTAGTATCAAGCATATATTTTGCGTGTTTTTGCATGTTTTTTTCGTCAGTATGAAAATGCAGTATTTAAAGTTCAGCATTCAGCAGGGTAATGATTCCGTTATAAAACATACTTCCTAAAAATTAAAAACTTTTTCCCAATCGAAGCAGCCGGATTCTTCCGTGCTATTCGGCCACTGGCCGCACCATGCAGGGACACCGGGAGTTTCCACTCTGTCAAAGCTGGGTGTGTAGGGTTTGATGTCTAGTACCGGGGTGTTATCATTTGCGTCAATAAAAGCAACTTGAATAACGCCCCTTTCAAAGTCAATTCGAATGATTTCTGCCGTAGTCAAAGCTATCGGATTAGGGCGTACAGGCGATCTTGTGGCAAAGATTCCCATTATTTCGGGAGCGCCTTTGTAAGGCTGTTCTGTCTGCAGTACAGAACGTGATTGTTCATCATCATAATCGCTGAACCACCAAAGCACATTGATATGGCTGAAACCATCCAGCGCCTGCAAAGCCGGAATATAATTTTTATCCACCTCAATAAAGGTACTGTTTTCACTGCTGCAAATCTTTCCGATTGGATGTACTGCTAAATTATTCATATCATATCCTCCTTATATTTGATGTGAGAACAGCGTAAACCCTCACATCATGTGAGGGTCAAGGGGATTTGAAGTTCTATCAAATATTTTTCAGGATCATTTTCATTCCACGGCCCGCGATGAACGATTTGCCGCGTTTGCCCGGACATCTTATATTGGCAGTTTTTTTGCAGCCACTCGGCAAAAGCCGTATATGCCCCGGCTATATTAGAAAAATTTCCATATACCATGGTACAAGCCATTGCCGGTACGGGCTCGGTGTTCCGACATATAAAAATATCAGTGCTCCTGAAATAATCTTTTACAGGAGCGCATAGCTCAACATCAACAAGGGTTTCTTTGTATTCGCTATCGTGATAAATAGAGAAAGTGTCATTGGATATAATAATATGATTTTTTTCGGCGAAAGCGGATAGCTCTTGCCATAGTCCGCCCTCGGCATAGTAGTCCGCTATTACCCTGCGCAGGGAAAGGACTTCATAACCAGGAATGGATTTGATTGATATATTATAGTGCATTTCATTTTTCGCGTTTAAGATTTCCTTCTTCGCAAGTTCTATTTTCCTTAACTTTTCCTGTGCACTTTGAATTGTTTTTTCTATTTCTGCGTATTTTTCATCGAGCTGTTCCACAAGCAATCCATCATCTCTTTTGTTAAGAGCTGACGCGATTTCTGCAACATTAAAGCCACTGTCGCGCAGATACACGATTCTGTTGAGAATAGGTATCTGCGTGGCGCAGTACATGCGATACCCGGTCCATTTATCGATTTCGGCAGGCTTTAAAAGTCCTATTTCGTCATAGTATCTGAGCATCCGTATTGAAATTTGTGTCAGCTTTGAAAATTCTCCAATTCTAAACATGATATCACCACCTGTCACCTACAATTATAAGCATTGTTTCGTATACTTCAAGGCGGCATCACCAACAGATCTTATTCTTATATTTAGTCTGCATCTGCTTTGTGACCGGATGCTCACAAATAATCCTGTCCGCAGCATCGATAGGACAGATGATATAGTTGGAAATTTTATCCAGCTTTGAGCAGGAGCACATGACATTAATTTCGGAGCTGTTTTCCACGAGAAGCCGTTTTACGGAGGTTTCGTCCTCATAGGGATAAGGCACCGAGATGCCGCCCTGTGCATCCACCGCGTAGGCGCCCAGAAAGCATTGGTCGAAGCGAAATTCCCTTAGTTGCTGGTAGACCGTCTCGCCTACGGTAGTCTGGGATTCCTTGTTATAGTGTCCACCCAGAAAGGTGACGTCTATGTTGGGGCGCTTGCGAAGCTCCTCAGCAACCGGAAAGCTATTGGTCACCACCCGCAGAGTGATGGAAATTGGCATGAGAGAAGCGAACAGCGTATTCGTTGTGCCGCCGTCCACTGCGATGAGAGAATGGGGGCGAACGAGGCTGGTAGCCTTTTTGGCGACCATATATTTCTCATCCCTTTCCAGGTTTTTCCTCGCATCCAGAGCTAACGGCTGCCTCTTCCTGGCAATAGCGCCGCCGTATACCCTCCTTAAGATTCCCTGTTCCTCTAATTCGCTTAAATCCCTTCGGATGGTGTCTCTGGACAGCCGGAAATTATGCGACAGTTCTTCCACGTTCACCTTGCCGGAAGCATATAGAACATCTAAAATATGCTGATGGCGTTCTTCCTTTAACATAGCCTTCTCCTCGCAATTCATTGAAAACGTTAATTGTTTAAATATAATGTTATCATTTTCCAAGCCTTAATATTGGCAATATTTTAACATATTTCAGATATATTTCCAATAACCCTGAAAAGCTAAATTAATTGGAGGGAGATACCGATAGTAATATTACAAGGATGTAAATTGCGCTATGGACGATGACTTTTTTGAAGGGAGCAATGATATGGCAATAACGGGATTGGGAAACGGTTATGATGAGCAAAATGGATTCCGCCGGAAGCTGCGGGAAAAGAGTGGGGACGAAAAGGAGAATAGGACATCGGATTTTATGCAGCAGATCCGCGACAAAAAAGAAGAGATACTTGAAAAGATAAAAAATGGAGATACGGAGCCGAGCTTCCAGATAGGGAGCCAGTCGTTTACGCAAAAGGAATGGGATAAGCTCCTCAAGGCCATTGACGGGTCGAAGGAAGAAGCGAAGAGAGAAGCTGAGGCCGGCGATGAAGCTGTTGCTGTTGGAGAGCAGCTTTGACAGCACAGCTTTTGTTCCGCGCGCGTGGCTGCGCGTCTATTTTTAGGTAATAGGAGCCTTTCCTATACATAATATATCATAGGCGGGCCGGCAAGGCTCCTCCTATGATATATCGATAAATGGCTCTGATTATCTCATATGTGTCCCGTTTACTCTATGATATATGCGCTGACAATTTCTGCGAAGTATGCGACATGGTAATCTTTGTTCGCTCCGTGGAAGCTGCTATCCACATCCTGCGGATAAAACGCAGTATTGATTTCGTCAGGAAGCCTGTTGCCTTCCTGCTTATTCGTATAGAGTACCTTACATTCCAGTGTGAGAGGAAGCTCTTTGATTCCCGGTACGGAAGTTTTGTCGGAAGTTTCGAGAGTTAAGCCCAACTCCTTTATCTTATCCACGTCCCGGCCGGATTTCGTGCCGCAGAAGCCCAAAATCTTTTTATCATAATCGCCGTAAGGTACGCTGATCGTGAATTCCGCATTCTTTTCTAACTGAGAATTCGTAAAACGGCCTTCTCTGACAAAAACTATAAAGATAGGTCTACCCCACTCAATTCCCAGCGTCCCCCAGGATATGGTCATGGAATTTACTTTGTCATCTGTCTTCGTAGTTAATAAGACGCCCGTCTTAACGCCGTTCATAATCTCATTTGCATAGTTAAAAACTTCAATTTCTCTTTTCATCGAATATTCCTCCTTGAAGATTTATTATTTGTATGATACATTGATATGCATAAAACTGCAAGTATGCACTTTTTAGTGAGATACTATCAAAATAGAGAGTAAGGATTGCGAAATACGGATTATTCCGGCAATTGGTTGGGAAGGAGAAAGAGAATGAAAAGCTGTGGAACGGATGAAAAAGTGAATGTGAAGCCTTTTGCCTATGCGATGTCTTTGATTGATGGCAAGTGGAAAATGCATATATTGTTTTGGCTTTGGAAGAGGGATGTTTTGCGGTATGGGGAGCTGAAGCGTTCGCTTGAGACGATTACGCATAAAATGCTTAGCACTCAGCTGAAGGAGCTGGAAGCGGATGATTTGATTGTGCGTAAGGAATACTCTCAGATTCCGCCTAAGGTGGAATACTCCCTGTCTGGAAGGGGGCTGACTCTTATGCCCGTTTTGCAATGCCTGTGCGAGTGGGGAAACTGTCATATTGATGATGGGAAAGTGCCTGAAATAATAAACGGAAGGTGAAATTATGGTGTCCGAAACATACGAGGCATATGCGATCAATTCTGCGTATGCAAATGTTTCGGTTGAAGAGAACATGCGAGAGGGTGTTTTGGCGTTCAGGGCTTTTTTGTGCCGGCTTTACGATGTTTTATACGCCAAAGGAGATATCTATGATAATAGCAAAAAAGTTGCCCATGAATATGAAAACCGTACTACACTTTCGGTGTATTATCCATTCCTGCACAATGTAAGCATCATACTAATGAACATAGGTTATCATGGCATGCCAAGTAAAAATGAGCAATCCCTGGTCTGCCAAAATACCGTATTAAATGGAAAGCTGTCTGTTACCAAGAACCTCGAATGCCTGCAATTTCTGGCAGATTGCGGTATTGGCATTGACGGCATAGACATAAATGAAAAAAAGCAGAACTTATCAGACATCAAAACCATAAAGATAACATATCCGGATAACCCAATCATGCTGAAATATTGTTATAAACGGAAGGATTTATGGGGAATCAACGCTTCCCTCAACAACGGTTATCATATCAATGTGAAATCGACAAAGACGAACGAATATACTGACACCATCAAAACATTTCCGCCAATTTTGCAGGAACTGATCGCAAAGGGATATGGCTGCGGCAGAAAAAGAGAAATCGGTCATTGTGACGGCGGTTGCCGTGGACTTCCCATATCGTTGGATGATTCTGTTTTACATATGCGGGATGACATTCAAACATGGTTTGATCAGGAATTGTCATGCTTGCAAAAGAAATAAAATTTATATATTTTATATAATGTTAATTTTGAATCTAAAATATCATAGTGTATAATATAATTAAGAAATTCTTCATAACCTAATATAATCTTAAAAAGAGGAGAGAAAATGAAAGTAACGAGAGATGAAAATGGAGCTGGATTCGAAAGATTCAGCGGAGGAGAAGTAAACAAAGGTCCCTCCAATTTTAAGAAAGTAGTCAGGGGGATCAAGATAACCCTTCTGGTACTTGTCGTAGCAGTCTGCCTTCTAAGCAGCTTTTATAAAGTAGGGGAACAGCAGCAGGCTGTTATTACCATGTTCGGTAAGGTAGTAGATGTGAAGGGAGCCGGATTATATGTCAAAATCCCCTTCATTCAGCACGCTATTAAAGTAGATACTACCACCCATGGCTTACAGATAGGCTATCGTACATCCGGCGAGGAGTCGGACAATTACAGCGTGCCCGAAGAGGCGATGATGATCACCTCCGATTTCAATTTTGTCAATGTGGATTTTTATCTGGAATATAGAGTAAGTAATCCCCAAACCTATTTGTATGCTTCCGGATCCCCCGAGGAGATTCTTCGCAACACTGCTCAGGCATGTATCCGGACCGTTATAAGCAACTATAATGTTGACGACGTTATCACCACGGGAAAGAGCCAGATTCAGGCTGACATTCGTGTTTTGCTGGGTGAGGAGCTGCAAAAGAACGATATAGGGCTCCAGATCGTAAACCTGACCATTCAGGATGCGGAGCCGCCCACAGATGCTATTATGCAGGCGTTTAAGTCCGTAGAGACTGCAAAGCAGGGAAAAGAGACAGCTATCAATAACGCGAAGAAGTATCAGAATGAGAAGGTGCCGCAGGCGGAAGCGGATGCGGATAAGATCATCC includes:
- a CDS encoding Gfo/Idh/MocA family oxidoreductase, with translation MNTNVKKEERCLRVGVLGCGIICQAAHLIGSSKAKNIHLQAICDVSEELLNKMAAVYEPDSLYTDYEKMLADSSVEAVIIGIGDQFHVPCAKQAILAGKHVLLEKPMGVSIEECLELKELAEERGLLLQVGHMKRYDEGLQYAKRFKEEKMGEITTYKGWYCDSIGRYTLTDNVMPILYSSASMKKPDGNPKAILDRYYLLGHGSHLFDTALYFMGPVRDVSARYVHKENLHSWLIDCNFESGAIGSLDLTVAIAQHWHEGCELYGTQGTIYAKTFNPWEFRSSIVECFDKSAETAFTPAAFDGQFYRRELEGFARSILERSPCTGATAQDGIMIMQALIATYQSVQEAGAWVALKDVNGGL
- a CDS encoding SAM-dependent methyltransferase — protein: MNNLAVHPIGKICSSENSTFIEVDKNYIPALQALDGFSHINVLWWFSDYDDEQSRSVLQTEQPYKGAPEIMGIFATRSPVRPNPIALTTAEIIRIDFERGVIQVAFIDANDNTPVLDIKPYTPSFDRVETPGVPAWCGQWPNSTEESGCFDWEKVFNF
- a CDS encoding MerR family transcriptional regulator, encoding MFRIGEFSKLTQISIRMLRYYDEIGLLKPAEIDKWTGYRMYCATQIPILNRIVYLRDSGFNVAEIASALNKRDDGLLVEQLDEKYAEIEKTIQSAQEKLRKIELAKKEILNAKNEMHYNISIKSIPGYEVLSLRRVIADYYAEGGLWQELSAFAEKNHIIISNDTFSIYHDSEYKETLVDVELCAPVKDYFRSTDIFICRNTEPVPAMACTMVYGNFSNIAGAYTAFAEWLQKNCQYKMSGQTRQIVHRGPWNENDPEKYLIELQIPLTLT
- a CDS encoding DeoR/GlpR family DNA-binding transcription regulator, translating into MLKEERHQHILDVLYASGKVNVEELSHNFRLSRDTIRRDLSELEEQGILRRVYGGAIARKRQPLALDARKNLERDEKYMVAKKATSLVRPHSLIAVDGGTTNTLFASLMPISITLRVVTNSFPVAEELRKRPNIDVTFLGGHYNKESQTTVGETVYQQLREFRFDQCFLGAYAVDAQGGISVPYPYEDETSVKRLLVENSSEINVMCSCSKLDKISNYIICPIDAADRIICEHPVTKQMQTKYKNKICW
- a CDS encoding flavin reductase family protein, with the translated sequence MKREIEVFNYANEIMNGVKTGVLLTTKTDDKVNSMTISWGTLGIEWGRPIFIVFVREGRFTNSQLEKNAEFTISVPYGDYDKKILGFCGTKSGRDVDKIKELGLTLETSDKTSVPGIKELPLTLECKVLYTNKQEGNRLPDEINTAFYPQDVDSSFHGANKDYHVAYFAEIVSAYIIE
- a CDS encoding helix-turn-helix domain-containing protein; this translates as MKSCGTDEKVNVKPFAYAMSLIDGKWKMHILFWLWKRDVLRYGELKRSLETITHKMLSTQLKELEADDLIVRKEYSQIPPKVEYSLSGRGLTLMPVLQCLCEWGNCHIDDGKVPEIINGR
- the hflK gene encoding FtsH protease activity modulator HflK, with the translated sequence MKVTRDENGAGFERFSGGEVNKGPSNFKKVVRGIKITLLVLVVAVCLLSSFYKVGEQQQAVITMFGKVVDVKGAGLYVKIPFIQHAIKVDTTTHGLQIGYRTSGEESDNYSVPEEAMMITSDFNFVNVDFYLEYRVSNPQTYLYASGSPEEILRNTAQACIRTVISNYNVDDVITTGKSQIQADIRVLLGEELQKNDIGLQIVNLTIQDAEPPTDAIMQAFKSVETAKQGKETAINNAKKYQNEKVPQAEADADKIIQQAEAAKTARINEAEGQVARFNEMYAEYIKNPLITKQRIFYETMEDVLPGAKVIIDDGNTQNILPLEPFTGTEGSRSSITQSTGAGMEENGLLEENDEIKE